The Lolium rigidum isolate FL_2022 chromosome 2, APGP_CSIRO_Lrig_0.1, whole genome shotgun sequence genomic interval gtggcgagtcaggcgcgcgcgcggtggcatcaacggcaatgggcagagcaatgtatgcgagagcggaaaatcggagagagttgggcgcagggaaagttttgtgaagaggaacaggtgagcggcgcaagcgaggggatgaacggaggttgaagacaggtttatataagaattgggtgaagcagtgtgccgttggatgaggagatcGTGTGGTGATaatagatcttctagacacaagggcaaaaaagtatttttactgggataggcgttacgatacgtgcgccagaaaaagcggaggacgtgtgtcccccacttgcacgacgtgtcaacgtggtggaaacgatggacccacaaaacagaaaaatctcggccattgatggagttgaagaaaatttgtcaAGGAAAaatgtgtcgacaagaaaaataaaaggagaatggcgacaggatgacttatttgcatacttcgggagcctttggtcagaaacaagtttttgcccaaatgctcgggggctacttcgaaaaaagtaaaatttcgaccatggcaaatatagaaaatgttgagcctacagtcaagcacaagttcttggctgtagcctcgggggctactcccatcgggagcgctgttcgcgcacccgacaaatataaaaaaaaaaaaaaaaaaaagagaaaaaagaaagagagaaggaggaaagaatatcaggagataatggcaatatagcgacaaggtggactaaaatgttgagcctacaaccaagcacaagttcttggctgtagcctcgggggctactcccatcgggaacgctgttcgcgtacccgatgaagttaacaaaggaaaaataaaacagcaagagagtatatttcgagttataatcaactctacatatactcccatcgggagagcaatataagtcatatttgactcgataaaatgtgccattccaacagccggaaaagcactcgacaatatattctcagaacgccaaagttgcgatcaatttccgaatgccgcaaatttgcgaaggtaagaccccagaactattctgctgggcgtggcatcgccaaagactgcgctctgctacttttatccgtatcaacagatgcgaagaaaaatcctaacggacgcgttaggtactcgataaattcgactgggactcgacagaatggtaagaccttaagcggcacctgtcgaagtttacaccagtatcccgagatcatgtccagggacgtgattttgaagtaggttgttgcggattgccactagagcagcttaactagtacccgatccgtcggatgaactagccccaactaccaatatccctgtacaatatagaattttatgagaaaaagtatgaaagttagagctttcgagtaaaaataaacgatagagattttccctgactctatgattcaagcaaaatctcgggggctactgacataggcatcccaaatgggcctgcctaatatagtacccggggtttattgaagacccactacccgaagaataagaagactcgaaaagcccaagatgtatttaaggaaaagatagagttgtaataggaagtgttatttgtaatctggcgggatgagttagaaaccatcccggactcgtaatccttgtatagcacgaatccctcggctccacctatataaaggggggtcgagggacgagaagatcatcgaatcattgtctgcaaaccctagttttcatattcgtcgagcacttttcggctgaaaccttcgagatctacttgccctctacttctaactaaaccctagcctacaatccataggcattgataagttaatcccttgtcactaggTGTCACCGACACAGCCGCAGGTGCCACCGCTGCCGCCACCAATGCGCGACCGTGAAAGAGGAGGAGCACGCTCCATGGGAGGAGGAGTACTAGCCGGGGTACATATTCCCAAAGCCGCACCCTGGCCGCCCCGATTGGTTGCAGTACCAAGGGGCCGACACCCAATATGTGGAGCCGCTCCCGTGAGTGCTGGTGTTCCCTCCAGAGGCCTACATCCAGGGCGATGTCAAATACTcgccggaagacgacgacatggaCTACAAGCCAATGGAGGAGCCGGAGCTGACATATGAGGAGCCCATCCACCTCTCGCAGCAGGCTGTGGCGGCACCAGCACCACTACCACCTCTCATCGCAGGTCGTGGCGGCACCAGCATCGCCGGCAGCTGCCCCCGCCTCCTCTGGCGGCCAATGTGTGGCCGCCTCTGGAGGTCTTCATCAACCTCGGCGAGAAAGACTAGAAGCTGGTCGAGCCGGCGAGGAGGGCCTGAACCTGCCGGCATGCACTCCATTATCCATTTATTTTTTCTGTAAAACGTGGACTTTTGGCTCTATAATACGTAAATTATGTTTGTGTTTTTTCATGTCGAATATTTTTGTAGTTTGAGGCCGTTGGGGCAGCTGGCAACCACAAACGAACGCTGGCATCCTCCCTGTCAGTGGGCCACCGCAAACAGACCAAAATACAGTGTTGCTACCTAAAATGCAATGGTGGGCCGCATTTCAGACGACCAATCTCTCAGTTTGGGTCCATATACGGTTGTCGGCGGATAGGTAAGATATCCAGGTTCGTTTGCGCCTTACAGCTGCCCCAGCGGCGACCCTCATTTGGTGCGCATTCTTGCAATTCGGGGCCATTTTTCAAACTAATTTGCACACATAGGCCACCGATTTACACACATAGGCCACTGATGTTGTGAATAAAATCAATATTAACACAAAAAGTACCAATGTTTTGAACAACACAAATAGTAGCATATAGTTTATATAACACACACAAAGTCATAAGTCATAATTTATTACAAACATTAAAATTTAAATAGAGGGCTACTGGTTTTCAACATGATTCACGTATGCTAGACCAAATCATTCTTGAGTCAGTTGTAAGTTGCCTTGTCTCGCATTGCATAATGCACATGGAATAAATCGACTAAGTCGGACGGCGGTTCAGGCTCGGACGACCAAATCATTTCATTTTTAGGTTATTTTTAGTGTTCTTTTTGGGATTATGAtgcggcggctacatcctgaagttagaataaggtcctccctgcTCTATCCTAGCTCCGGTGGTGCGTCTAGTGCTGTTGGAGGGCGCGTAGAGTCGCGTGGGTGGATCTCCTAGGATCCGATCAATTTTCGTTtctgttggtgtggtttcatgccAGTTTTTGACTTTTTTTATGATCTACCGGTTCTCATTATTAGCGATGGTTGCTACTTTGATGCGATGGTCCTTTGGTTCTAGCATGACGATTTTTCGTATATCCACTACAACAAGCTTTGTccagctccggtgatggaggggcgaggacaacgACGTGTCTTCTGCTCGTGCTTGTGCATGTAGTTATCTTTAGGTGGTCAAAGTACCTAtttatattttattattatttacaCTATCGTTAATGATTATTAATAAATTCGTAAATTGGTGTAGGTATTTTTTTGAAAATATCTGAAGCGAACTGAAGGGAGAGCGTCTTCGGTCTCAAGAAAACCAGAAGcgccttcaggaaggagaaaaaaaaagggaGTCGATCTTCTTGGGCCACAAGCCGAAGCTGGGAGGCGCCGTCGAGAAGACACAAATACACCGCATCTCCCACCACGGTTCCGATCGAGACTGCAGCCCAGCCTTAAACCCTACAGCCGCCGCAAAGCCCCCCAGCAaacaccatggccgccgccgccgccgcgaaggccgcggccgccgccctcTCCGCCGGGGCGGCCTTCGCCGCGTCCTCCGGGAGGGTGCACGCCGGCCTCATCCCCGGCTGGTCCTCCCCGTCCCCCGCCCCTGCCCCCGGTGCCGTCCCCGGGGCGCCGCCGGCCCCCGAGCCGGCTGCCGAGGAGAAGCCCAGGGTCCGGAACGACAACCCGCGCACCAGCGCCTCCGGGTTCAACCCCGAGCCGCTGGAGGAGGGGGTCAAGCTGCTGGACGAGATGAGTAAAAAACATAGTTCCACTGAAGTCAAGAAGGTAGGATTTCCGAGGCTTGGGGGAGGCTATTGTCTGTGCCTTGGCTGGCTCTGATGTTGACTGACTCATGGCTCCGCAGACCTTTGAGCATCTTAAGAAGGTGCAGGATACGAAGCAAGCGGAGCTCGCTGCAAAGAAGGCCGAGTACACGAGGGAGGCTGCGATCCTCGAGCTCGTGAGATATTTCTCTTCTTTCCGTTTAATTTTGTTGGCCTTAATGCTCTGGACGAATTGCCATTAGTCTTCATTCAGACTGTCGGGAATGTTGGCAGTAATATATATAGCATTGCTAAAGAAATTTCGTTTTCAGGCATCCAGTTTCACGAGGGAGCAATTTTGGTGTATGTTACTGCTAGTAGCTTCTTGCCCTTTTACTTTTGGTTAGACATAAGACCAAGCAAATAAATGACTCGTGTGTTTAGGGAAGAATGGGAGATAAAGGAGAAGGAAACCCAGTTCCATGGTGCACTCTTTAATTATCTGGGGGATGTCACACTCACACACAAGAATTGCTGAATTTTCAGCCGCACACACAGACACACAAAGAAACCGCTAGTATTTAGTACTGTTTTAAGGAGTTTTTGGTACTTAATTTCGATCTATATGTTTGGTACTTTATATAACAATGCAAAGACCAAGTGCTTGACTGGAAATCAAGTTCTAGAGCACCGTATTTATTGCACGCGGTATATGCTTCAGATCATGCACAAGTATATTTATTTGACTAAATGTATATCTGCACTGTTATATTAATTTTAGTCTTTGCTTGGGTTGGTTGTTTATTTTACATCTTGCATCTTGACACATTTGCAGGAGAGGACACGCACGGAGTATGAAGAGAAGAAAAAACTTGCGCAAACCCAAGCTGAAATAAAGTCACAGGTAGCTCGATATAATGATGAGCTAGCAAGGAAAAGATTGCAGAACGAACATGAGGCACAGAGGACGAGAAACCATGAGCTCGTGAAGATGCAAGAAGAGTctgcacttaagatagagcacatAAGACGCCAGTTTGAGGAAGAAATCCAGGAACTGCGCAAACGGACACAGCAGGAAATGGCAGCTATAGAGCAGGAGACCCAGAGACAGAAAAGTAGAGCAGAAGCGGAGGCAAAGGCGCTTGAAAAGAAACTCTCTGAAGATGtgaatcggcgaatgcttattgaaaAGGCAAATGCTGAGAGGGAGAAGTGGGTCCAAGCAATAAATGCAACTTTTGAGCATATAGGAGGTATGCCTTACCAAGTTGCCATTTCCATGTGCCTATTCATTTCCTCAGACCTTTTCTACTATAAGCCACTTGTACACGTTTTCTACCCCATGTCGAACAATTGGATTAACCATTCATAACCCAGAGCAAAGGGCCTTAGACGAATTAACTCCCTCTGTCCAGAAATGTATGTCGTAGTTCAGCAATTAAGCAGTAAATTGATACAATCACTTGTATAGTTGTGGTTCTGCCCTTCTCTTACTCCCACACAAGTTCACTAATTAAGCTCTCCGCTCAGATGTTCTCTCTCTGACTAATCATATGACTGCTGCTCATCCCACATGAATGCACTGTTTGCTACTATATAAATGGTGCTGTAGTGCAGCTTCCAACTCTTCCAATTGGGAAGGTGATCTCGTTGTGTGTGGACCTGAGTGTGTAATTAGTACTATATCTTCGCCCACCGCTATATAAGTGATGTTGTAGTGTGGCTTCCACCTCTTCCAGTTGGGAAGGTGATTTTGTTGTGTGAGGATCGGAGCGTGTAATTAGTACTATATCTGCCCACCACTCTGCTTGTTCTGTCTCTAGCTAACATGACACTGCATTTCTGGTTGGAGTGGGTAACCTGGTTGTGAGGCGACCTGTGTTGATAATGCTCATATATTATATATCAGTGGTGATATAGAAGGTTAGCTTTAACATTTTCCTTTTGACATTTCAGGTGGTTTACGGACGATATTAACTGATCAGAGTAAGCTAACAGTAGCAGTTATAGGTGTAACTGGACTTGCAGCAGGGATATACACAACAAGGTAAAATTCATAAGCTGTACTCTATGTTTGCACTTCAGAAATACCGACTGGTAAATGGCCATAAAACTGAAAGGAATGCTGAGTGTATCTTGGCCTTGTATACTAAGGAATTGATTATTTGATTGCATAGAACTGATGTCGTGCATccacttgcaagttgcaacttCTAATAATCTTTTGTTTTGAAATGTTCCTATACTCTCTCTGATTCACAATGAAAGTCGTTTTATAATCTTTACGAGTTCAAACATTTGTTGAGTTTGACCATATATATAAAGAAAGAATTACTAGCATCCATGGCATCAAATTGATATTACTAGATTCATCATGAAAGTTTATGCGAGGCAACATATTTGCTTAGAAATTGAGTCACGGTGTCAGCTTGAAGGCTgtatcctcaaaaaaaaaaaaaaaaacttgaaggTTGTGGCAACATCCAAGACTTGCAGTGTGAATGGGAAGGAGTAATAACTCTGAAACCAATTAGTGCCAGGTTATACTGGGAGCTGTTATATTTCAGTTGGATTCTACAAAGTTATCATAAATCAGAAGTATTACCGAATTCTGATTGCTCTTCTTACCGTTAATTCACTGCTCTTGGCACTTATGGTGTAGACTGTTTTGTTTCACGATGTGTGAAGTTCTTAACCTTCTTATATCCTCTATTGTTGAATGCAATATTGCTGTTTTCAGCCCCAATAACACGAATATCATTCTGGTGTAGACTGTTTTGTTTCACGATGTGTGAAGTTCTTAACCTTCTTATATCCTCTATTGTTGAATGCAATGTTGCTGTTTTCAGCCCCAATTACACAAATATCGTTCTGGAGTTGTGTATTGGTCATTTGTGCATGTGATCCTCTTACACGATTAACTTATTTGCCTCCAGGGAAGGTGCAAGAGTAGTCTGGGGTTATGTTGACCGTATTCTGGGTCAGCCTTCACTGATCAGAGAGTCATCACGAGGGAAGTACCCTTGGTCTGGTGTCCCATCACGTGCTATGAGTACTGTGACTAGCAAACTGAAAAATGGGAGCAATTTGGGGAAGGATGGGAAAGGTTTTGGTGATGTTATTCTAAATCCTTCTCTTCAGAAGAGAGTGAATCAACTAGCTAATGCCACAGCAAACACGAAACTTCATCAAGCTCCTTTTAGGAACATGCTTTTCTATGGGCCTCCGGGCACAGGGAAAACAATGGCAGCAAGGGAACTAGCCCGTGAATCTGTAAGTTGTATAAGTGAGCTCCCTGTGAAtactagtggaaatatttgaaataTTGTTAGCTTACTAACATTATAACCATTACAGGGACTAGATTATGCACTGATGACTGGTGGAGATGTTGCACCGTTAGGAGCACAAGCAGTCACCAAGAT includes:
- the LOC124690545 gene encoding ATPase family AAA domain-containing protein 3C-like, whose protein sequence is MAAAAAAKAAAAALSAGAAFAASSGRVHAGLIPGWSSPSPAPAPGAVPGAPPAPEPAAEEKPRVRNDNPRTSASGFNPEPLEEGVKLLDEMSKKHSSTEVKKTFEHLKKVQDTKQAELAAKKAEYTREAAILELERTRTEYEEKKKLAQTQAEIKSQVARYNDELARKRLQNEHEAQRTRNHELVKMQEESALKIEHIRRQFEEEIQELRKRTQQEMAAIEQETQRQKSRAEAEAKALEKKLSEDVNRRMLIEKANAEREKWVQAINATFEHIGGGLRTILTDQSKLTVAVIGVTGLAAGIYTTREGARVVWGYVDRILGQPSLIRESSRGKYPWSGVPSRAMSTVTSKLKNGSNLGKDGKGFGDVILNPSLQKRVNQLANATANTKLHQAPFRNMLFYGPPGTGKTMAARELARESGLDYALMTGGDVAPLGAQAVTKIHQLFDWAKKSDRGLLLFIDEADAFLCERNKTYMSEAQRSALNALLYRTGSQSKDFVLALATNRPGDLDSAVADRIDEVLEFPLPGEEERSKIVKLYLDKYIVKAGEKQGKGLFSFFRRQPQKIAVKGITDDLIREAAAKTEGFSGREIAKLLASVQAAVYGSTECELTPALFREVVDYKVAEHQQRRKIAGHA